The following are encoded in a window of Hippoglossus stenolepis isolate QCI-W04-F060 chromosome 10, HSTE1.2, whole genome shotgun sequence genomic DNA:
- the LOC118116972 gene encoding calpain-1 catalytic subunit-like isoform X2 translates to MPTSGVCMNIINARHQKSGYGTITNPISFLNQDYEQMKQYCLSRRVKYIDEMFPPDSNTIGQGLLEPTDLDRVVWLRPGKIVSNPSLVVDGVSRFDFGQGLLGNCWFLASIGALTFQNSILKQVVPLEQSFNEDYCGLFHFRFWRFGKWVDIIIDDKLPTIDGRLIFVQSKTPTEFWPALLEKAYAKVCGSYADMNTGTPAEAMVDFTGGVHMCVNLTEPPPDLWELMTRAGQNISLMGCGTPLGKTSANNVLPNGLVQGHAYTVTGVKQFMSQGRLVNLVRLWNPWGKTEWKGEWSDHSPLWQTVSPQDREMCLSVRDDGEFWMTLEDFCKLYEDLDICCLCPDFLDGSSSSHWKSSFYEGRWVAGTTAGGSTKNYEKFSTNPQYRIKVGKLFSECSENQGERNFLMSLMQMPDKRNRRLVQNLHIGLHVFEVTKEYKAHKGRFPASFFGRNKAVAQTKNYLDAREVMEFVMLKPGEYLIVPSTYHPNETASFILTILSTAETQVQ, encoded by the exons ATGCCTACCTCTGGTGTGTGTATGAACATCATCAATGCACGGCATCAGAAAAGTGGCTATGGGACCATCACCAACCCCATTAGCTTCCTCAACCAAGACTACGAGCAGATGAAACAGTACTGCCTCAGCCGACGAGTAAAGTACATTGATGAGATGTTCCCCCCTGACAGTAACACCATCGGCCAAGGGTTACTGGAACCTACTGACCTGGACCGTGTGGTGTGGCTGAGACCAGGG AAAATAGTTTCCAATCCATCTTTGGTTGTTGATGGGGTCTCCAGATTTGACTTTGGTCAAGGCCTGCTTG GAAACTGCTGGTTCCTTGCATCTATCGGAGCTCTGACATTCCAGAATTCAATACTAAAGCAAGTTGTTCCTCTTGAACAAAGTTTTAATGAGGACTACTGCGGGCTGTTCCACTTCAGG TTTTGGAGGTTTGGGAAATGGGTGGATATTATCATTGATGACAAGCTACCAACAATTGATGGCAGATTAATCTTCGTCCAATCCAAAACCCCGACTGAGTTCTGGCCTGCTTTGCTGGAGAAAGCCTATGCCAA GGTGTGTGGTTCATACGCAGATATGAATACTGGAACTCCTGCTGAGGCTATGGTGGACTTCACTGGTGGTGTCCACATGTGCGTTAACCTCACAGAACCTCCTCCGGACCTGTGGGAGCTGATGACAAGAGCTGGACAAAATATTTCCCTGATGGGCTGTGGGACTCCTCTGGGG AAGACATCTGCCAACAATGTGCTGCCAAATGGATTGGTCCAAGGCCATGCCTATACTGTCACAGGTGTGAAACAG TTTATGAGCCAAGGGAGACTCGTGAACCTGGTGCGTTTGTGGAACCCCTGGGGCAAAACAGAGTGGAAAGGAGAGTGGAGCGATCA TTCGCCTTTGTGGCAAACTGTGAGTCCTCAGGATCGTGAAATGTGCCTTTCAGTGAGAGATGATGGAGAGTTTTG GATGACACTGGAAGACTTCTGTAAGCTCTACGAGGATCTTGACATCTGCTGCCTGTGTCCAGACTTCCTTGATGGAAGCTCCTCGTCCCATTGGAAGTCGTCCTTCTACGAGGGCAGATGGGTTGCAGGAACCACGGCTGGAGGATCCACGAAGAACTATG AAAAATTCTCCACTAATCCACAGTATCGGATCAAGGTCGGCAAATTATTCAGTGAATGTTCAGAGAACCAGGGGGAAAGAAACTTTCTGATGTCTCTCATGCAAATGCCCGACAAAAGGAACAGACGCTTGGTCCAAAATCTCCACATTGGACTCCACGTATTTGAG GTGACCAAAGAA TACAAGGCACACAAAGGGAGGTTCCCAGCCTCTTTCTTCGGCAGAAACAAAGCTGTGGCCCAAACTAAAAACTACTTGGACGCACGTGAGGTGATGGAGTTCGTCATGTTGAAGCCTGGTGAATACCTGATTGTGCCGTCCACCTACCATCCCAATGAGACGGCCTCCTTCATCCTGACCATCCTGTCCACGGCCGAGACTCAAGTGCAGTAA
- the LOC118116972 gene encoding calpain-1 catalytic subunit-like isoform X1, protein MPTSGVCMNIINARHQKSGYGTITNPISFLNQDYEQMKQYCLSRRVKYIDEMFPPDSNTIGQGLLEPTDLDRVVWLRPGKIVSNPSLVVDGVSRFDFGQGLLGNCWFLASIGALTFQNSILKQVVPLEQSFNEDYCGLFHFRFWRFGKWVDIIIDDKLPTIDGRLIFVQSKTPTEFWPALLEKAYAKVCGSYADMNTGTPAEAMVDFTGGVHMCVNLTEPPPDLWELMTRAGQNISLMGCGTPLGKTSANNVLPNGLVQGHAYTVTGVKQFMSQGRLVNLVRLWNPWGKTEWKGEWSDHSPLWQTVSPQDREMCLSVRDDGEFWMTLEDFCKLYEDLDICCLCPDFLDGSSSSHWKSSFYEGRWVAGTTAGGSTKNYEKFSTNPQYRIKVGKLFSECSENQGERNFLMSLMQMPDKRNRRLVQNLHIGLHVFEVTKEYKAHKGRFPASFFGRNKAVAQTKNYLDAREVMEFVMLKPGEYLIVPSTYHPNETASFILTILSTAETQVQSLQAAV, encoded by the exons ATGCCTACCTCTGGTGTGTGTATGAACATCATCAATGCACGGCATCAGAAAAGTGGCTATGGGACCATCACCAACCCCATTAGCTTCCTCAACCAAGACTACGAGCAGATGAAACAGTACTGCCTCAGCCGACGAGTAAAGTACATTGATGAGATGTTCCCCCCTGACAGTAACACCATCGGCCAAGGGTTACTGGAACCTACTGACCTGGACCGTGTGGTGTGGCTGAGACCAGGG AAAATAGTTTCCAATCCATCTTTGGTTGTTGATGGGGTCTCCAGATTTGACTTTGGTCAAGGCCTGCTTG GAAACTGCTGGTTCCTTGCATCTATCGGAGCTCTGACATTCCAGAATTCAATACTAAAGCAAGTTGTTCCTCTTGAACAAAGTTTTAATGAGGACTACTGCGGGCTGTTCCACTTCAGG TTTTGGAGGTTTGGGAAATGGGTGGATATTATCATTGATGACAAGCTACCAACAATTGATGGCAGATTAATCTTCGTCCAATCCAAAACCCCGACTGAGTTCTGGCCTGCTTTGCTGGAGAAAGCCTATGCCAA GGTGTGTGGTTCATACGCAGATATGAATACTGGAACTCCTGCTGAGGCTATGGTGGACTTCACTGGTGGTGTCCACATGTGCGTTAACCTCACAGAACCTCCTCCGGACCTGTGGGAGCTGATGACAAGAGCTGGACAAAATATTTCCCTGATGGGCTGTGGGACTCCTCTGGGG AAGACATCTGCCAACAATGTGCTGCCAAATGGATTGGTCCAAGGCCATGCCTATACTGTCACAGGTGTGAAACAG TTTATGAGCCAAGGGAGACTCGTGAACCTGGTGCGTTTGTGGAACCCCTGGGGCAAAACAGAGTGGAAAGGAGAGTGGAGCGATCA TTCGCCTTTGTGGCAAACTGTGAGTCCTCAGGATCGTGAAATGTGCCTTTCAGTGAGAGATGATGGAGAGTTTTG GATGACACTGGAAGACTTCTGTAAGCTCTACGAGGATCTTGACATCTGCTGCCTGTGTCCAGACTTCCTTGATGGAAGCTCCTCGTCCCATTGGAAGTCGTCCTTCTACGAGGGCAGATGGGTTGCAGGAACCACGGCTGGAGGATCCACGAAGAACTATG AAAAATTCTCCACTAATCCACAGTATCGGATCAAGGTCGGCAAATTATTCAGTGAATGTTCAGAGAACCAGGGGGAAAGAAACTTTCTGATGTCTCTCATGCAAATGCCCGACAAAAGGAACAGACGCTTGGTCCAAAATCTCCACATTGGACTCCACGTATTTGAG GTGACCAAAGAA TACAAGGCACACAAAGGGAGGTTCCCAGCCTCTTTCTTCGGCAGAAACAAAGCTGTGGCCCAAACTAAAAACTACTTGGACGCACGTGAGGTGATGGAGTTCGTCATGTTGAAGCCTGGTGAATACCTGATTGTGCCGTCCACCTACCATCCCAATGAGACGGCCTCCTTCATCCTGACCATCCTGTCCACGGCCGAGACTCAAGTGCA